One genomic region from Enterobacter hormaechei ATCC 49162 encodes:
- a CDS encoding polysaccharide deacetylase family protein, whose protein sequence is MLMRLIFILLLLVSGGASASLTSQQGLPAQYMQTTEDAAIWAQVGNAVVNVGNVRAGQILAVFPAAADYYEFRFGFGTGFIDKDHLEKVQGKQRVEDSLGDLNKPLSNQNLITWKDTPVYNAPSSGSAPFGTLSANLRYPILNKLKDRLNQTWYQIRIGNRLAWISSLDAQEDNGIPVLTYHHILRDEENTRFRHTSTTTSVRAFSNQMTWLRDQGYTTLTMYQLEGYVRNKMNLPAKAVVITFDDGLKSVSRYAYPVLKEYGFNATAFIISSRIKGHPQKWDPKSLQFMSVQEIKAIQDVFDIQSHTHFLHRVDGYKHPILLSRSYHVILFDFERSRRALAQFNPRVLYVSYPFGGYDNKAIKAANDAGFHLAVTTVKGKVKPGDNPFLLKRLYILRTDSLETMSRLISNQPQG, encoded by the coding sequence ATGCTCATGCGCCTTATCTTTATCCTTCTGCTACTGGTTTCCGGTGGAGCGTCTGCCAGCCTGACCAGTCAGCAAGGCCTACCTGCCCAATATATGCAAACCACCGAAGATGCGGCCATCTGGGCGCAGGTGGGAAATGCCGTCGTGAACGTGGGCAATGTCCGCGCCGGGCAGATCCTCGCCGTCTTTCCGGCCGCGGCGGATTACTATGAATTTCGCTTCGGGTTCGGGACCGGTTTTATTGATAAAGACCACCTTGAGAAAGTGCAGGGTAAGCAGCGCGTGGAGGATAGCCTGGGCGATCTGAACAAGCCGCTCAGTAATCAAAACCTCATCACCTGGAAAGATACCCCGGTGTATAACGCTCCCAGCAGCGGAAGTGCGCCGTTTGGCACCCTGAGCGCCAACCTGCGTTATCCGATTCTGAATAAGCTGAAAGACCGCCTGAACCAGACCTGGTATCAGATCCGCATCGGTAACCGCCTGGCGTGGATCAGCAGCCTGGATGCCCAGGAAGATAACGGCATCCCGGTGCTGACCTACCACCATATCCTGCGTGATGAAGAGAACACCCGTTTTCGTCACACCTCCACGACCACCAGTGTGCGCGCGTTCAGCAACCAGATGACCTGGCTTCGCGATCAGGGTTACACCACGCTGACGATGTACCAGCTGGAAGGCTACGTGCGTAATAAAATGAACCTGCCCGCGAAGGCGGTGGTGATTACCTTTGACGACGGCCTGAAGTCGGTGAGCCGCTACGCGTATCCGGTGCTGAAAGAGTATGGCTTCAATGCGACGGCGTTTATCATTTCGTCACGAATCAAAGGCCACCCTCAGAAGTGGGACCCGAAATCGCTACAGTTTATGAGCGTTCAGGAAATCAAGGCCATTCAGGATGTGTTCGACATTCAGTCTCACACCCACTTCCTGCATCGTGTGGATGGGTATAAACACCCTATCTTATTGAGCCGCAGCTATCACGTGATCCTGTTCGATTTTGAACGTTCGCGCCGGGCGCTGGCGCAGTTTAATCCGCGCGTGCTCTATGTTTCGTACCCGTTTGGCGGGTATGACAATAAAGCGATAAAGGCGGCCAATGATGCCGGTTTTCATCTGGCGGTGACAACGGTGAAAGGGAAGGTGAAGCCGGGGGATAATCCGTTCTTACTGAAACGTTTGTATATTTTAAGAACGGATTCGCTGGAGACCATGTCGCGGCTGATCAGCAATCAGCCGCAGGGGTGA
- a CDS encoding PTS sugar transporter subunit IIA, whose product MLGWVITCHDEEAQEMFLKLEAKFGPLAQCRAVNYWRGLSTNMLSRMMCDALHETDTGDGVIFLTDRSGAAPYRSAALMSHKHDNCEVISGISLPLLEAMYPLRATLSSAEFRHAIVAQGAPGVSSLWHQQQKNPPFVLLHDLYKH is encoded by the coding sequence ATGCTGGGTTGGGTTATCACCTGCCACGATGAAGAGGCACAGGAAATGTTCCTGAAGCTGGAGGCCAAATTTGGCCCTCTGGCGCAATGTCGTGCGGTAAATTACTGGCGAGGGCTGAGTACCAATATGCTCAGCCGGATGATGTGCGACGCGCTGCATGAAACTGACACCGGTGACGGCGTGATTTTTCTTACCGACAGATCGGGCGCGGCGCCTTACCGTTCAGCGGCGTTAATGAGCCATAAGCACGATAACTGCGAAGTGATCTCCGGTATCAGCCTGCCATTACTTGAAGCGATGTATCCGCTGCGGGCAACGTTAAGCAGCGCTGAGTTTCGCCACGCCATTGTGGCGCAGGGTGCGCCGGGCGTGAGCAGCCTGTGGCACCAGCAGCAGAAGAACCCGCCTTTCGTCCTGCTTCACGATCTGTATAAGCATTAA